The Bartonella bovis 91-4 sequence TCAATCTCTTTATCATCAAGCAAGAGTTGTACCTGCATATCGGGATAAAGGCTAAGAAATTCATGCACACGCTCTGCAAGCCACCCTGCCCCCATTCCAAAAGTTGATGTAACGCGTAAACGCCCTGTTGGTTTTTTGCTACTTTCGTTTAATTGTGAACGCGCATTTTCAAGCTTCATTAAAACATCATAAGCAGTACGATAGAGAATTTCACCCTGCTCTGTTAAAATTAAACCACGCGCATGACGTTGAAACAAGGGAACGCCAACATCCTGCTCTAAAGCAGCGACTTGTCGTGAAATTGCTGATTGAGACAAATGAAGCTTTTCAGCTGCATGCGTAAAAGAGCCCGCCTCTGCTGCAGCATGAAAAACTCTTAATTTATCCCAATCCAATGGTGAAGTCACAATTTTTTCTCTAATCTTTTTTACTAATTAAACAACTATTTTTTAAAAACTCTTATGTCTGTGAAGCTAAAAATCGTTCTGCCTCTAACGCAGCCATACATCCCCTTCCAGCAGCAGTCACGGCTTGACGAAATACATCATCTGCAACATCTCCTGCAGCAAAAACACCAGAAATGCTTGTAGCTGTTGAATCTGGTGCCGTCCATAAATAGCCCCCTGGTTTTTGTTTCAATTGTCCTTCAAATAAAGAAACTGCAGGCTCATGCCCTATAGCAATAAATATTCCATCCGCATCCACTTTAAGTTCTTGACCCGTTTTAATACTTTTAAGACGCGCTCCTGTCACAACAGCACCCATTGATGAATTAGCTGGTAAACCAACAATTTCTTCCACTATATGATCCCAAATAACACGCACATTATCACGAGAAAATAATCTATCTTGCAAAATTTTTTCCGCACGAAAATGGTCTCGCCGGTGAACTATACTAACACTTTTAGCCAATTGTGATAAATAAAGAGCCTCTTCAACAGCTGTATTTCCACCACCTACAACAATAACGTCTTTATCACGATAAAAAAAACCATCACACGTAGCACAAGCAGAAACACCACCGCCCATAAAGGTTTGTTCGCTTTCCAAGCCCAACCAGCGAGCTTGTGCTCCC is a genomic window containing:
- the trxB gene encoding thioredoxin-disulfide reductase; its protein translation is MAKSRIRVLIIGSGPAGYTAAIYAARAMLRPVLVTGVQQGGQLTITTDVENYPGFSDAIQGPWLMEQMAKQAEHMGTKIVYDSIIKADLSKRPFILYGDSETQYCCDALIIATGAQARWLGLESEQTFMGGGVSACATCDGFFYRDKDVIVVGGGNTAVEEALYLSQLAKSVSIVHRRDHFRAEKILQDRLFSRDNVRVIWDHIVEEIVGLPANSSMGAVVTGARLKSIKTGQELKVDADGIFIAIGHEPAVSLFEGQLKQKPGGYLWTAPDSTATSISGVFAAGDVADDVFRQAVTAAGRGCMAALEAERFLASQT